A stretch of the Ornithodoros turicata isolate Travis chromosome 4, ASM3712646v1, whole genome shotgun sequence genome encodes the following:
- the LOC135393529 gene encoding uncharacterized protein LOC135393529 gives MVLDELIGNSVAARVVRRPLNNMYTKRARIIEAFVIFLVCVTASLGSDFQAAVREEASNMLGESPFFTCKQPQGTSRKPICSCDPSCNRYGDCCIDIAKDVPRERYVCAELPGHGRYVWVKASCTVGRVSRRAKKMCEEQPTGDFPKSSYQFTIDIPSFHKPSRVLYRNIHCVECNGGRYEETYGWAGNFDWLGLSPRNVSASSQLEKFMYNAKRRVYWMKHAGIIYNATFQSAVFGWKNFTQVFNTTECSPAVVDTCPKESHRVLAQKCALYAAYYTPNNTVRVTYKNYHCALCNGVSLATVEEDGERARYIHALVTPSLGKPASDISSSQLDPRTHHTGCGQGQIRLPGLNTCRVFGCRRGTVKGIDGCRRTDGTHSCPWLLFEGHEVTILPNRTLYFNFKLEAVSSDDYEIDSWTRDILVCIRYIVPVLPDQTKFTPNTLSTEPTLSPNDGTHRITASPVIVCVALTLVIFELLVRLICAFVRRYIWDVPI, from the coding sequence ATGGTCCTTGACGAACTTATCGGCAACAGTGTCGCTGCAAGGGTGGTGAGACGTCCGCTCAATAACATGTACACCAAGCGAGCAAGGATCATCGAAGCTTTCGTCATCTTCCTGGTGTGTGTCACTGCTTCACTCGGCTCTGATTTCCAAGCAGCGGTTCGTGAAGAAGCGTCCAATATGCTCGGCGAATCTCCCTTCTTCACCTGCAAGCAACCTCAAGGTACCTCTCGTAAACCGATCTGTTCTTGCGACCCATCTTGCAATCGCTACGGTGACTGTTGCATCGACATTGCTAAAGATGTACCACGTGAACGTTATGTCTGTGCGGAGCTACCAGGTCATGGACGGTACGTTTGGGTGAAGGCATCGTGTACAGTAGGACGGGTTTCACGGAGGGCGAAAAAGATGTGCGAGGAACAACCTACAGGCGATTTCCCTAAGTCCTCCTACCAGTTCACAATCGACATTCCTTCCTTTCACAAGCCGTCAAGGGTCCTATATCGAAATATTCATTGTGTTGAGTGTAACGGGGGGCGCTATGAGGAGACGTACGGGTGGGCCGGTAACTTTGATTGGCTCGGACTGTCGCCACGAAACGTAAGTGCCAGTAGCCAACTGGAAAAGTTTATGTATAACGCCAAACGACGCGTTTATTGGATGAAGCACGCGGGTATTATCTATAACGCTACGTTTCAAAGTGCTGTATTTGGGTGGAAGAATTTTACTCAGGTGTTCAACACGACGGAGTGCTCTCCCGCTGTGGTGGATACATGCCCCAAAGAAAGCCACCGTGTGCTCGCTCAGAAGTGTGCACTGTACGCTGCCTATTATACCCCAAACAATACGGTACGAGTGACTTACAAGAACTACCATTGCGCCCTCTGTAATGGAGTGTCCCTCGCAACGGTTGAGGAAGACGGCGAGCGAGCGAGATATATCCACGCGTTGGTTACTCCTTCTCTTGGAAAACCCGCTTCAGACATCTCCTCGTCCCAGCTCGACCCACGGACACATCACACGGGGTGTGGTCAAGGTCAAATAAGGCTGCCAGGACTGAACACTTGTCGAGTTTTCGGCTGCAGACGAGGAACTGTGAAAGGCATCGACGGTTGTCGACGAACTGACGGTACCCATAGCTGCCCCTGGCTCCTGTTTGAAGGACACGAAGTTACCATCCTCCCGAATCGCACCCTGTATTTCAACTTCAAATTGGAAGCTGTGAGTTCCGATGACTACGAAATAGACAGCTGGACGAGGGATATCCTCGTGTGTATCCGATATATTGTACCTGTGCTGCCTGATCAAACAAAATTTACACCGAATACCCTGTCAACGGAACCAACACTTAGTCCTAACGACGGCACCCATCGGATCACTGCATCTCCAGTGATAGTTTGTGTAGCGCTGACCCTCGTCATCTTCGAGCTCCTCGTACGGCTTATATGTGCTTTTGTTAGGCGCTATATCTGGGACGTACCCATATAA